One genomic window of Prosthecodimorpha staleyi includes the following:
- a CDS encoding ABC transporter permease — protein MAEATPRAGGSGPPILQIQGLNVFYGRSHALQGVDLALHSGVLSVVGRNGMGKTTMCKAIMGLVPVASGSIRFRGEELVGRAPAEIARLGIGYVPQGRRLWRSLTVDEHLRLMARKNGAWTPERIYEVFPRLAERRRNGGGQLSGGEQQMLAISRALLMNPRLLIMDEPTEGLAPVIVAHVEETLVRLAAEGDVSILVIEQNIGVATQMSDPVAIMVNGRIHQVIASSVLAADRDLQQRLLGVGRHSHDGDAGAPAADAGAAAQPAAAPEGPIRIFISNPTTPTRWSQDVPAARIEAQARTVTRPTLATVDGGRVGDLSPLAGRTPQEPHVIIAGTLDTKGDELRYIRDIIKAAGIRTRLVDLSTAGRNQGAEVSAQEVALASPSGSAGIASGDRGTAVAAMTEAFRAWIGRQQGIVGIISAGGSGGTVIATAGMQVLPVGVPKLMISTMASGNVAAYVGATDITMMHSVTDVQGLNRISRTVLGNGARAMAAMARAFMEDAAAGRRPAGERPLAGLTMFGVTTPCVQEVARLIGKEWEPLVFHATGVGGRAMEKLVESGLVQGVIDVTTTEVCDLLMGGILPATENRFGAVIRTKLPYVGSVGALDMVNFAAPDTVPAAYRQRRFYPHNPQVTLMRTTVEENRRMGAWIGERLNRMEGPVRFLIPEGGVSALDAPGQPFWDPAADAALIDALTATVRVTATRQIVRLPHHINDPAFAAALVQHFRALHQGRHRGASGRT, from the coding sequence ATGGCTGAGGCGACGCCGCGCGCGGGCGGCTCCGGCCCGCCGATCCTGCAGATCCAGGGTCTCAATGTCTTCTACGGGCGCAGCCATGCCCTGCAGGGCGTCGACCTGGCGCTGCATTCCGGCGTCCTCTCCGTCGTCGGCCGCAACGGCATGGGGAAGACGACCATGTGCAAGGCGATCATGGGCCTCGTGCCGGTCGCTTCGGGGTCGATCCGCTTCCGCGGCGAGGAACTGGTCGGCCGCGCGCCCGCCGAAATCGCCCGGCTGGGCATCGGCTATGTGCCGCAGGGCCGGCGCCTGTGGCGCTCGCTGACCGTCGACGAGCATCTCCGCCTGATGGCACGCAAGAACGGCGCCTGGACGCCGGAGCGCATCTACGAGGTCTTTCCGCGCCTCGCGGAGCGGCGGCGCAACGGCGGCGGGCAATTGTCCGGCGGCGAACAGCAGATGCTGGCGATCAGCCGCGCGCTCCTGATGAACCCGCGCCTCCTGATCATGGACGAGCCGACCGAGGGCCTCGCGCCCGTCATCGTCGCCCATGTCGAGGAGACGCTGGTGCGCCTCGCCGCGGAGGGCGACGTTTCGATCCTGGTCATCGAGCAGAATATCGGGGTGGCGACCCAGATGTCCGACCCGGTGGCCATCATGGTCAACGGCCGCATCCACCAGGTGATCGCCTCTTCGGTGCTCGCCGCCGATCGCGACCTGCAGCAGCGCCTCCTCGGCGTCGGCCGCCACAGCCATGACGGCGATGCCGGGGCGCCCGCAGCCGACGCCGGTGCCGCCGCGCAGCCGGCCGCCGCGCCGGAAGGGCCGATCCGGATCTTCATCTCCAATCCGACGACGCCGACACGGTGGTCGCAGGATGTCCCGGCCGCGCGGATCGAGGCGCAGGCGCGCACGGTGACGCGGCCGACGCTCGCCACCGTCGACGGCGGCCGAGTCGGCGACCTGTCGCCGCTGGCCGGGCGGACGCCCCAGGAACCGCATGTGATCATCGCCGGCACGCTCGACACCAAGGGCGACGAGCTGCGCTACATCCGGGACATCATCAAGGCGGCCGGGATCCGCACCCGCCTGGTCGATCTCTCCACCGCCGGCCGCAACCAGGGGGCGGAGGTCTCCGCCCAGGAAGTGGCCCTCGCCTCCCCGTCCGGTTCGGCCGGCATCGCCTCGGGCGACCGCGGCACCGCGGTGGCGGCGATGACCGAGGCGTTCCGGGCCTGGATCGGGCGTCAGCAGGGCATCGTCGGGATCATCTCGGCCGGCGGCTCGGGCGGCACGGTCATCGCCACCGCCGGCATGCAGGTGCTGCCCGTCGGCGTGCCGAAGCTCATGATCTCGACCATGGCGTCCGGCAACGTCGCCGCCTATGTCGGCGCGACCGACATCACCATGATGCACTCGGTCACCGACGTGCAGGGGTTGAACCGCATCTCCCGGACCGTGCTCGGCAACGGCGCCCGCGCGATGGCCGCCATGGCGCGCGCGTTCATGGAGGACGCGGCGGCGGGGCGCCGGCCGGCCGGGGAGCGTCCGCTCGCGGGCCTGACCATGTTCGGCGTGACCACGCCCTGCGTCCAAGAGGTGGCGCGGCTGATCGGCAAGGAGTGGGAGCCGCTCGTCTTCCACGCCACCGGGGTCGGCGGCCGCGCGATGGAGAAGCTGGTCGAATCCGGGCTTGTCCAGGGCGTCATCGACGTGACGACGACGGAGGTCTGCGACCTTCTGATGGGCGGCATCCTGCCGGCGACCGAGAACCGCTTCGGGGCGGTGATCCGCACGAAGCTGCCCTATGTGGGCTCGGTCGGCGCGCTCGACATGGTCAATTTCGCCGCCCCCGACACGGTTCCGGCCGCCTATCGCCAGCGCCGGTTCTATCCGCATAACCCGCAGGTCACGCTCATGCGCACGACCGTGGAGGAGAACCGGCGGATGGGCGCGTGGATCGGCGAACGGCTCAACCGCATGGAAGGCCCGGTCCGGTTCCTGATCCCGGAAGGCGGGGTCTCCGCCCTCGATGCGCCTGGGCAGCCCTTCTGGGATCCGGCCGCCGACGCCGCGCTCATCGACGCGCTGACCGCGACGGTGCGCGTGACCGCCACGCGCCAGATCGTCCGTCTTCCCCATCACATCAACGATCCCGCCTTCGCGGCGGCTCTCGTCCAGCACTTCCGGGCGCTGCACCAGGGTCGCCACCGGGGCGCCTCCGGCAGGACATGA